TGGTACGGATTGCGACGCTCGGCTATCTCCAAGCATAGGCCAGGCCCGCACCGTAAGTGATCTGGTTGCGCGTGCCGCGCTGCGTCACGATGGGGCTGTCGCCCGCGCTGCCGGAGAGCCGCTGCGCGTAGACCATGGCTCCGGCGTACCAGCTCTTGTCGATCTGGAAGATCAACCCCAGCCAGCCGGTGTATTGCTGCAGGCCGCCGCCGGGCGAATAGGCGGGCAGCCCGCTGCGCGCGGCGTCGTCCGGCGTGACCCCGTAGTAGGTCTGGTTGAAGCCGTGGCTAACCCAGCTGGCGCCCAGCCCCGCGCCGGCATAGACACGCGGGTGCAGCGGCACCCATGCGGTGCCGTTGAGGGAGGCACGCGCGCCGGTATAGACCACGCCGGCATTGGTGACCACGGCCACGTTGACGCGCAGGCGGTAAGGCACACGCCCCTCGTTCAGGAACTCATAACCGAGGAAGCCACCCGCTTCCGCCGTGGTCTTGATCTCGTGGACCTGGGAGACCACCGGGTCGTCGACATCCGAGCGCCCGAGCCTGAGCGCGACGGCAGGCCCCCACTGAAAACCGGTGACGCCGCCGAAGTTGTACTGCGCATAGGGCCCGTACCACTCGAACAGATGGCCACCCTGCGTGACATAGCGCAAGCCGGGCACCACGCCGATCATGCGGTCCTTGCCGCCGGCGTACTGCGTGGTCGAGCCAATGCCGCCGCCAACCATATTGGGCAGGGAGTTCGGCAAGTCCACCGGCGCAGCGCTGGCGTTGCCGGACATCAGCGAAAACGTCAGCGTGATCGCTAGGGCGATAGTTAGCGCGATCGGCTGTGGCAGCGCGGCGGCGCGCCGCCGACACGATGCAAGGAAGGTCTGCCGCGGCGATGGGTGCATGGTTGTAATGGGTGTAATGGATCAGGATGGATCGGTTTCACAAGGGGCTGGCCAAACATGGCTAGCTGCCGGGATTGAGCGGCGGCAACGGCGTCGCCGCGCGATGGCCAGGCCTGGCGGGTTCGTGAGCCAGCGCTGCCCGGGCCTCATTCAGCGCGTTGCCCAGCGCTGCCGGCGCGTCGCCCTGCC
The Cupriavidus basilensis DNA segment above includes these coding regions:
- a CDS encoding MipA/OmpV family protein; translated protein: MHPSPRQTFLASCRRRAAALPQPIALTIALAITLTFSLMSGNASAAPVDLPNSLPNMVGGGIGSTTQYAGGKDRMIGVVPGLRYVTQGGHLFEWYGPYAQYNFGGVTGFQWGPAVALRLGRSDVDDPVVSQVHEIKTTAEAGGFLGYEFLNEGRVPYRLRVNVAVVTNAGVVYTGARASLNGTAWVPLHPRVYAGAGLGASWVSHGFNQTYYGVTPDDAARSGLPAYSPGGGLQQYTGWLGLIFQIDKSWYAGAMVYAQRLSGSAGDSPIVTQRGTRNQITYGAGLAYAWR